A genomic stretch from Neodiprion fabricii isolate iyNeoFabr1 chromosome 3, iyNeoFabr1.1, whole genome shotgun sequence includes:
- the LOC124178871 gene encoding ATPase family AAA domain-containing protein 2-like isoform X2 — MRFVHYNDDQPPLAAFYFRHIAHRATDTYQMKIMSDDEVTMDSMDTEEDIFTPRSRSLGSVARKSKSLRTLRSRVPSSPLLNRNVSSVRRSTRNRMQTYDNLNTSWILGTQTLKGYPMFRQPGSSSDKEMVEEVNERKRELKRRIPLKSRENHPLNKGPTRHIRALRDRELRDRPDRSKELRERQERDKESRDRPNIDKESLEKHEQDEESRDGADSVTESKEGPRQDEDRSEKELKDRGEKDCRNKTELTAGHDEKEIRRTKSLGSPRLREGPVTRYMLEKDEKPKAEQNDDEDSSQESHKPHNNDNSDNEDGYEDMYTRIKRTKRATQRQLQRDKKLVEESDLSESSDSPGPRKYSLRQKKPAVDRFQASVEPVQRSFRVLRSVLTNSMRRCKHRGKTTSSSDSSDSEPQRYDKKKGKKARQSAIPQGGPPDRKADIDPITVDTNITFNDVGGLESHIHCLKEMVVFPMIYPDVFDRFHITPPKGVLFHGPPGTGKTLIARALANECSRGSRKVSFFMRKGADCLSKWVGESERQLRLLFEQAQQKKPSIIFFDEIDGLAPVRSTKQDQIHASIVSTLLALMDGLCNRGEVIVIGATNRIDAIDPALRRPGRFDRELFFPLPPRKERLEILKIHVSKWENPPSPQLLEALAEKSTGYCGSDLRALCTEAVLQGLRRTYPQIYMTSDRLLLDPTQVEVKKRDFVQASSILVPSSHRVAPCAGRKLQPFLEPLLNPALETILDTIKRTFPQGIKPAMAKIKIVRGIHRPRLLIAGGYKAKGQGPHLAPAILYRMEHLPVHTLDVSTLFAETARSPEEACVQVFNEASRNVPSIIYIPAIDQWWPLVPETVKAVFLCRIMALDPTLPILILSTSDTMYECLPLHLRNLFSKFRGEVYTMRNPMSQQRAKFFRPIYMVQSLKPPPIKNNKVAVLEKLPLAPEFVPKRMTEEERISLYEKEEASLRELRIFLREICAKLARNRQFFMFTKPVDTEEVPDYNMIIKQPMDLETMMTKIDMHCYLCARDFLDDVDLICRNALEYNPDRDPADKLIRHRACSLRDNAYALIKAELDSDFEDKCREISKNRKVTENIDGDAESKSSKTDSLTNTEKNDKKESPTPTSGIMVNGKKFSTSRKRRIPAWARGYVKKVHKKKKIAFDDMTTEIVRKSSVSMENTSGIDLEKFQEFETEANSVLNGNDPLFNNSDSDNDLQFDTPKDSSQSNHNEADKDKKNDEIIEMDVTMADDQRHVENEGSSASSRRESMDELSFAIESDSSPTKNGVNEKVIVDKSELETALKHTVDITEDSPVEVLCDIYVQLSRCVGKYTHYYDRTSLPKDLLKELKRFEECETTAIHNEAMSVVHATEVGRFEECETTITSQEIDILKVTDTLQVLN; from the exons ATGAGGTTTGTTCATTACAACGACGATCAGCCACCCCTCGCTGCCTTCTACTTTCGTCATATAGCTCACCGCGCAACGGATACTTACCAGATGAAG ATAATGTCTGACGATGAAGTCACTATGGATTCAATGGACACAGAGGAGGATATTTTTACACCTCGTAGTCGTAGCCTTGGCTCTGTAGCTAGAAAATCTAAGAGTCTACGAACACTTCGATCACGTGTCCCGTCAAGCCCACTCCTCAACCGCAATGTTTCCAGTGTCAGGCGGAGTACAAGGAATAGAATGCAAACTTACGATAATCTGAATACTAGCTGGATCCTAG GTACACAAACTCTCAAAGGTTATCCAATGTTTCGACAACCAGGCTCATCATCTGATAAAGAAATGGTTGAGGAAGTGAATGAACGGAAGCGTGAATTAAAACGAAGGATACCTTTGAAATCGCGAGAAAATCATCCGCTGAACAAAGGTCCTACCAGGCACATTAGAGCGCTGCGTGATCGAGAGCTTCGAGACAGACCAGATCGTAGCAAGGAACTTAGGGAAAGACAAGAACGTGATAAAGAATCAAGAGATAGGCCAAATATAGATAAGGAATCTTTAGAGAAGCACGAGCAGGACGAAGAATCTAGAGATGGTGCAGACTCGGTTACGGAGTCGAAAGAAGGGCCAAGACAAGATGAAGACAGATCTGAAAAAGAACTGAAAGATAGAGGAGAAAAAGATTGTAGAAATAAAACTGAACTGACTGCTGGAcatgatgaaaaagaaattag AAGGACCAAGTCTCTCGGTTCACCTAGGCTTAGAGAAGGCCCTGTGACCAGATATATgttggaaaaagatgaaaaaccgAAAGCAGAACAGAACGACGATGAAGACAGTTCTCAAGAGAGTCACAAGCCACATAACAATGACAATTCTGATAATGAAGAT GGTTACGAAGATATGTatacaagaataaaaagaactAAAAGAGCCACACAGCGCCAACTACAAAGGGATAAAAAATTAG TGGAGGAGAGTGATCTAAGTGAGTCGTCAGACTCTCCAGGACCTCGAAAGTACAGCTTACGGCAAAAAAAACCAGCGGTCGATAGATTTCAAGCTAGTGTTGAACCGGTGCAAAGATCATTCCGCGTATTGAGAAGTGTACTCACTAATTCAATGAGAAGATGTAAACACAGGGGTAAGACCACCAGCTCTAGTGATTCAAGTGATTCTGAACCACAACGGTATGAtaagaaaaaagggaaaaaagcaCG GCAATCAGCAATACCGCAAGGTGGCCCACCGGATCGCAAAGCTGACATTGATCCCATCACAGTAGATACTAATATAACATTCAATGATGTCGGCGGTCTAGAATCACATATTCATTGCTTGAAAGAAATGGTGGTCTTCCCAATGATTTACCCTGACGTTTTTGACAGATTTCATATTACTCCGCCGAAAGGGGTATTATTCCATGGTCCACCAG GTACTGGTAAAACGTTGATTGCCAGAGCACTAGCCAATGAGTGCAGTCGAGGTAGtcgaaaagtttcattttttatgcgAAAGGGTGCAGACTGCTTGTCAAAATGGGTAGGCGAGTCTGAACGTCAGCTAAGACTACTCTTTGAACAAGCACAGCAAAAAAAGCCATCGATAATTTTCTTTGATGAGATAGATGGCTTGGCACCTGTTAGAAGTACAAAGCAGGATCAAATCCATGCCAGCATTGTCTCTACGCTACTTGCTCTTATGGATGGTCTATGCAACAGAGGAGAG GTTATCGTAATTGGTGCGACAAACAGGATAGATGCAATAGATCCGGCACTGCGCAGACCTGGTCGATTCGATCGTgagttattttttccattaccACCAAGGAAGGAAAGATTAGAAATTCTCAAAATACACGTTAGTAAATGGGAGAATCCACCATCTCCACAATTGCTGGAAGCCTTAGCTGAGAAATCTACTGGATATTGTGGGTCTGATCTGAGAGCTCTATGTACTGAAGCAGTCTTGCAAGGATTGAGAAGAACATATCCCCAAATATACATGACCAGTGACAGGCTTCTTTTGGACCCAACGCAGGTTGAG GTAAAAAAACGAGACTTCGTACAGGCCAGCTCTATTCTTGTTCCTTCGTCACACAGAGTAGCTCCATGCGCTGGAAGAAAGTTGCAGCCTTTTTTGGAACCATTGTTAAATCCTGCCTTAGAAACAATACTCGATACTATAAAAAGGACATTTCCACAGGGTATCAAACCAGCAATGGCAAA GATAAAAATAGTCAGAGGTATTCATCGGCCACGATTATTAATTGCTGGTGGATATAAGGCAAAGGGACAAGGACCTCATCTTGCGCCAGCAATCCTGTATCGAATGGAACACTTACCAGTACATACTCTTGACGTTAGTACGCTTTTTGCAGAAACTGCAAGGTCGCCAGAAGAAGCTTGTGTGCAG GTATTCAACGAAGCAAGTAGAAATGTACCGTCTATTATTTATATCCCAGCTATTGATCAATGGTGGCCCCTTGTCCCAGAAACAGTGAAAGCAGTTTTTCTATGTCGAATTATGGCCCTGGATCCAACGTTACCAATCTTAATATTGTCAACGAGTGATACCATGTACGAATGCTTGCCATTGCACCTTCGAAACTTGTTCAGTAAATTCCGTGGTGAAGTGTACACAATGAGAAATCCGATGTCTCAACAAAGAGCAAAATTCTTTAGACCAATTTATATGGTACAAAGTCTTAAACCACCACCAATTAAGAACAATAAAGTTGCGGTACTGGAAAAATTACCTTTAGCTCCAGAATTTGTGCCAAAAAGAATGACGGAGGAAGAGAGAATATCACTTTATGAGAAAGAAGAAGCGTCACTGAGAGAGCTTAGGATATTTTTACGAGAGATTTGTGCTAAACTTGCTAGGAACCGACA atttttcatgtttacaaAGCCTGTGGATACGGAAGAAGTTCCAGACTACAATATGATTATCAAGCAACCAATGGACCTGGAAACAATGATGACCAAAATAGATATGCACTGTTATTTATGTGCACGGGATTTCCTTGATGACGTTGATCTCATTTGTAGAAATGCACTGGAATATAACCCGGACAG GGATCCAGCAGATAAACTCATACGGCATCGTGCGTGTTCCCTTCGAGATAATGCTTACGCACTTATAAAAGCTGAATTAGATTCAGATTTTGAAGACAAATGTCGAGAGATATCTAAAAATCGTAAGGTTACTGAAAATATAGATGGAGATGCAGAGAGTAAAAGTTCGAAAACTGATTCGCTGACAAATACTgaaaagaatgataaaaaagagTCACCCACTCCGACCAGCGGAATTATGGTAAAtgggaaaaagttttccaCATCCAGAAAACGTAGAATACCTGCGTGGGCACGGGGGTATGTCAAAAAAGTgcacaagaagaaaaagattgcTTTTGACGACATGACTACTGAAATCGTACGTAAGTCAAGTGTCTCCATGGAAAATACAAGCGGTATAgatttggaaaaattccaAGAATTCGAAACTGAAGCGAATAGCGTTCTGAATGGAAATGATCCTCTGTTTAACAACTCTGATTCGGACAATGATTTGCAATTTGACACACCGAAGGATTCATCACAGAGCAATCACAACGAGGCtgataaagataaaaaaaatgatgagattATTGAAATGGATGTAACGATGGCGGACGATCAAAGACATGTAGAAAATGAGGGATCAAGTGCGTCATCTAGACGTGAAAGTATGGACGAGTTATCATTTGCCATTGAGAGTGATTCTAGTCCTACTAAGAATGGGGTTAATGAGAAAGTAATAGTCGATAAAAGTGAGCTCGAAACTGCATTAAAACATACTGTCGACATAACAGAGGATTCTCCGGTAGAAGTATTATGCGACATCTATGTACAATTAAGTCGGTGTGTTGGCAAATACACCCATTATTATGATAGAACTTCACTGCCAAAG GATTTGCTCAAGGAACTGAAGCGATTTGAAGAATGTGAAACAACAGCTATTCACAATGAGGCCATGAGCGTAGTACATGCCACCGAAGTGGGGAGATTCGAAGAGTGCGAAACAACAATTACTTCTCAAGAAATCGACATTCTTAAAGTAACTGATACGCTCCAGGTCTTAAATTGA
- the LOC124178871 gene encoding ATPase family AAA domain-containing protein 2-like isoform X1, whose protein sequence is MRFVHYNDDQPPLAAFYFRHIAHRATDTYQMKIMSDDEVTMDSMDTEEDIFTPRSRSLGSVARKSKSLRTLRSRVPSSPLLNRNVSSVRRSTRNRMQTYDNLNTSWILGTQTLKGYPMFRQPGSSSDKEMVEEVNERKRELKRRIPLKSRENHPLNKGPTRHIRALRDRELRDRPDRSKELRERQERDKESRDRPNIDKESLEKHEQDEESRDGADSVTESKEGPRQDEDRSEKELKDRGEKDCRNKTELTAGHDEKEIRRTKSLGSPRLREGPVTRYMLEKDEKPKAEQNDDEDSSQESHKPHNNDNSDNEDGYEDMYTRIKRTKRATQRQLQRDKKLVEESDLSESSDSPGPRKYSLRQKKPAVDRFQASVEPVQRSFRVLRSVLTNSMRRCKHRGKTTSSSDSSDSEPQRYDKKKGKKARQSAIPQGGPPDRKADIDPITVDTNITFNDVGGLESHIHCLKEMVVFPMIYPDVFDRFHITPPKGVLFHGPPGTGKTLIARALANECSRGSRKVSFFMRKGADCLSKWVGESERQLRLLFEQAQQKKPSIIFFDEIDGLAPVRSTKQDQIHASIVSTLLALMDGLCNRGEVIVIGATNRIDAIDPALRRPGRFDRELFFPLPPRKERLEILKIHVSKWENPPSPQLLEALAEKSTGYCGSDLRALCTEAVLQGLRRTYPQIYMTSDRLLLDPTQVEVKKRDFVQASSILVPSSHRVAPCAGRKLQPFLEPLLNPALETILDTIKRTFPQGIKPAMAKIKIVRGIHRPRLLIAGGYKAKGQGPHLAPAILYRMEHLPVHTLDVSTLFAETARSPEEACVQVFNEASRNVPSIIYIPAIDQWWPLVPETVKAVFLCRIMALDPTLPILILSTSDTMYECLPLHLRNLFSKFRGEVYTMRNPMSQQRAKFFRPIYMVQSLKPPPIKNNKVAVLEKLPLAPEFVPKRMTEEERISLYEKEEASLRELRIFLREICAKLARNRQFFMFTKPVDTEEVPDYNMIIKQPMDLETMMTKIDMHCYLCARDFLDDVDLICRNALEYNPDSLRDRPSLGILKRDPADKLIRHRACSLRDNAYALIKAELDSDFEDKCREISKNRKVTENIDGDAESKSSKTDSLTNTEKNDKKESPTPTSGIMVNGKKFSTSRKRRIPAWARGYVKKVHKKKKIAFDDMTTEIVRKSSVSMENTSGIDLEKFQEFETEANSVLNGNDPLFNNSDSDNDLQFDTPKDSSQSNHNEADKDKKNDEIIEMDVTMADDQRHVENEGSSASSRRESMDELSFAIESDSSPTKNGVNEKVIVDKSELETALKHTVDITEDSPVEVLCDIYVQLSRCVGKYTHYYDRTSLPKDLLKELKRFEECETTAIHNEAMSVVHATEVGRFEECETTITSQEIDILKVTDTLQVLN, encoded by the exons ATGAGGTTTGTTCATTACAACGACGATCAGCCACCCCTCGCTGCCTTCTACTTTCGTCATATAGCTCACCGCGCAACGGATACTTACCAGATGAAG ATAATGTCTGACGATGAAGTCACTATGGATTCAATGGACACAGAGGAGGATATTTTTACACCTCGTAGTCGTAGCCTTGGCTCTGTAGCTAGAAAATCTAAGAGTCTACGAACACTTCGATCACGTGTCCCGTCAAGCCCACTCCTCAACCGCAATGTTTCCAGTGTCAGGCGGAGTACAAGGAATAGAATGCAAACTTACGATAATCTGAATACTAGCTGGATCCTAG GTACACAAACTCTCAAAGGTTATCCAATGTTTCGACAACCAGGCTCATCATCTGATAAAGAAATGGTTGAGGAAGTGAATGAACGGAAGCGTGAATTAAAACGAAGGATACCTTTGAAATCGCGAGAAAATCATCCGCTGAACAAAGGTCCTACCAGGCACATTAGAGCGCTGCGTGATCGAGAGCTTCGAGACAGACCAGATCGTAGCAAGGAACTTAGGGAAAGACAAGAACGTGATAAAGAATCAAGAGATAGGCCAAATATAGATAAGGAATCTTTAGAGAAGCACGAGCAGGACGAAGAATCTAGAGATGGTGCAGACTCGGTTACGGAGTCGAAAGAAGGGCCAAGACAAGATGAAGACAGATCTGAAAAAGAACTGAAAGATAGAGGAGAAAAAGATTGTAGAAATAAAACTGAACTGACTGCTGGAcatgatgaaaaagaaattag AAGGACCAAGTCTCTCGGTTCACCTAGGCTTAGAGAAGGCCCTGTGACCAGATATATgttggaaaaagatgaaaaaccgAAAGCAGAACAGAACGACGATGAAGACAGTTCTCAAGAGAGTCACAAGCCACATAACAATGACAATTCTGATAATGAAGAT GGTTACGAAGATATGTatacaagaataaaaagaactAAAAGAGCCACACAGCGCCAACTACAAAGGGATAAAAAATTAG TGGAGGAGAGTGATCTAAGTGAGTCGTCAGACTCTCCAGGACCTCGAAAGTACAGCTTACGGCAAAAAAAACCAGCGGTCGATAGATTTCAAGCTAGTGTTGAACCGGTGCAAAGATCATTCCGCGTATTGAGAAGTGTACTCACTAATTCAATGAGAAGATGTAAACACAGGGGTAAGACCACCAGCTCTAGTGATTCAAGTGATTCTGAACCACAACGGTATGAtaagaaaaaagggaaaaaagcaCG GCAATCAGCAATACCGCAAGGTGGCCCACCGGATCGCAAAGCTGACATTGATCCCATCACAGTAGATACTAATATAACATTCAATGATGTCGGCGGTCTAGAATCACATATTCATTGCTTGAAAGAAATGGTGGTCTTCCCAATGATTTACCCTGACGTTTTTGACAGATTTCATATTACTCCGCCGAAAGGGGTATTATTCCATGGTCCACCAG GTACTGGTAAAACGTTGATTGCCAGAGCACTAGCCAATGAGTGCAGTCGAGGTAGtcgaaaagtttcattttttatgcgAAAGGGTGCAGACTGCTTGTCAAAATGGGTAGGCGAGTCTGAACGTCAGCTAAGACTACTCTTTGAACAAGCACAGCAAAAAAAGCCATCGATAATTTTCTTTGATGAGATAGATGGCTTGGCACCTGTTAGAAGTACAAAGCAGGATCAAATCCATGCCAGCATTGTCTCTACGCTACTTGCTCTTATGGATGGTCTATGCAACAGAGGAGAG GTTATCGTAATTGGTGCGACAAACAGGATAGATGCAATAGATCCGGCACTGCGCAGACCTGGTCGATTCGATCGTgagttattttttccattaccACCAAGGAAGGAAAGATTAGAAATTCTCAAAATACACGTTAGTAAATGGGAGAATCCACCATCTCCACAATTGCTGGAAGCCTTAGCTGAGAAATCTACTGGATATTGTGGGTCTGATCTGAGAGCTCTATGTACTGAAGCAGTCTTGCAAGGATTGAGAAGAACATATCCCCAAATATACATGACCAGTGACAGGCTTCTTTTGGACCCAACGCAGGTTGAG GTAAAAAAACGAGACTTCGTACAGGCCAGCTCTATTCTTGTTCCTTCGTCACACAGAGTAGCTCCATGCGCTGGAAGAAAGTTGCAGCCTTTTTTGGAACCATTGTTAAATCCTGCCTTAGAAACAATACTCGATACTATAAAAAGGACATTTCCACAGGGTATCAAACCAGCAATGGCAAA GATAAAAATAGTCAGAGGTATTCATCGGCCACGATTATTAATTGCTGGTGGATATAAGGCAAAGGGACAAGGACCTCATCTTGCGCCAGCAATCCTGTATCGAATGGAACACTTACCAGTACATACTCTTGACGTTAGTACGCTTTTTGCAGAAACTGCAAGGTCGCCAGAAGAAGCTTGTGTGCAG GTATTCAACGAAGCAAGTAGAAATGTACCGTCTATTATTTATATCCCAGCTATTGATCAATGGTGGCCCCTTGTCCCAGAAACAGTGAAAGCAGTTTTTCTATGTCGAATTATGGCCCTGGATCCAACGTTACCAATCTTAATATTGTCAACGAGTGATACCATGTACGAATGCTTGCCATTGCACCTTCGAAACTTGTTCAGTAAATTCCGTGGTGAAGTGTACACAATGAGAAATCCGATGTCTCAACAAAGAGCAAAATTCTTTAGACCAATTTATATGGTACAAAGTCTTAAACCACCACCAATTAAGAACAATAAAGTTGCGGTACTGGAAAAATTACCTTTAGCTCCAGAATTTGTGCCAAAAAGAATGACGGAGGAAGAGAGAATATCACTTTATGAGAAAGAAGAAGCGTCACTGAGAGAGCTTAGGATATTTTTACGAGAGATTTGTGCTAAACTTGCTAGGAACCGACA atttttcatgtttacaaAGCCTGTGGATACGGAAGAAGTTCCAGACTACAATATGATTATCAAGCAACCAATGGACCTGGAAACAATGATGACCAAAATAGATATGCACTGTTATTTATGTGCACGGGATTTCCTTGATGACGTTGATCTCATTTGTAGAAATGCACTGGAATATAACCCGGACAG CTTGCGCGATAGGCCATCCCTTGGAATATTGAAGAG GGATCCAGCAGATAAACTCATACGGCATCGTGCGTGTTCCCTTCGAGATAATGCTTACGCACTTATAAAAGCTGAATTAGATTCAGATTTTGAAGACAAATGTCGAGAGATATCTAAAAATCGTAAGGTTACTGAAAATATAGATGGAGATGCAGAGAGTAAAAGTTCGAAAACTGATTCGCTGACAAATACTgaaaagaatgataaaaaagagTCACCCACTCCGACCAGCGGAATTATGGTAAAtgggaaaaagttttccaCATCCAGAAAACGTAGAATACCTGCGTGGGCACGGGGGTATGTCAAAAAAGTgcacaagaagaaaaagattgcTTTTGACGACATGACTACTGAAATCGTACGTAAGTCAAGTGTCTCCATGGAAAATACAAGCGGTATAgatttggaaaaattccaAGAATTCGAAACTGAAGCGAATAGCGTTCTGAATGGAAATGATCCTCTGTTTAACAACTCTGATTCGGACAATGATTTGCAATTTGACACACCGAAGGATTCATCACAGAGCAATCACAACGAGGCtgataaagataaaaaaaatgatgagattATTGAAATGGATGTAACGATGGCGGACGATCAAAGACATGTAGAAAATGAGGGATCAAGTGCGTCATCTAGACGTGAAAGTATGGACGAGTTATCATTTGCCATTGAGAGTGATTCTAGTCCTACTAAGAATGGGGTTAATGAGAAAGTAATAGTCGATAAAAGTGAGCTCGAAACTGCATTAAAACATACTGTCGACATAACAGAGGATTCTCCGGTAGAAGTATTATGCGACATCTATGTACAATTAAGTCGGTGTGTTGGCAAATACACCCATTATTATGATAGAACTTCACTGCCAAAG GATTTGCTCAAGGAACTGAAGCGATTTGAAGAATGTGAAACAACAGCTATTCACAATGAGGCCATGAGCGTAGTACATGCCACCGAAGTGGGGAGATTCGAAGAGTGCGAAACAACAATTACTTCTCAAGAAATCGACATTCTTAAAGTAACTGATACGCTCCAGGTCTTAAATTGA